From a single Polynucleobacter asymbioticus QLW-P1DMWA-1 genomic region:
- the dnaA gene encoding chromosomal replication initiator protein DnaA produces the protein MSNLQNPPALNSISPLGFWDGAISALSRELSPQQFKTWIQPLTLVSFDESDCSLTVGAPNRFKLDWIKKTFADRFQELASEYFSGPININFVLAVEGSAPTPSNVPAPEIDMSEPQSQDESSPIISVEEQSFEIEDHSKLNPNLTFETFVTGKANQLARAASIQVAHNPGTSYNPMFLYGGVGLGKTHLIHAIGNHLLKEKPNARIRYIHAEQYVSDVVRAYQQKAFDRFKRYYHSLDLLLIDDIQFFSGKSRTQEEFFYAFEALLSNKSQVIITSDTYPKEMAGIDDRLISRFDSGLTVAIEPPELEMRVAILMKKAASEGIPMTEDVAFFVAKHLRSNVRELEGALRKILAFVRFHGREVTIDVARIALKDLLSIQNRQISVENIQKAVADFYSIKVADMYSKKRPANIARPRQIAMFMAKELTQKSLPEIGELFGGRDHTTVLHAVRKIGEERSHDSQLNHEIHVIEQTLKA, from the coding sequence TTGTGTCTTTCGATGAGAGTGACTGCTCACTAACTGTTGGCGCCCCCAATCGATTTAAGTTAGACTGGATTAAGAAAACTTTTGCGGATCGCTTTCAAGAGCTTGCATCTGAGTATTTTTCTGGCCCAATTAATATTAATTTTGTTCTTGCTGTGGAGGGTAGTGCTCCCACCCCAAGCAATGTACCGGCGCCTGAAATTGACATGTCAGAGCCACAATCCCAGGACGAGTCTTCACCCATTATTTCGGTTGAAGAGCAATCATTTGAGATTGAAGACCACTCAAAACTGAACCCAAACCTCACTTTTGAGACATTTGTAACCGGAAAAGCAAACCAATTAGCTAGGGCAGCCTCTATTCAAGTGGCACATAACCCAGGAACATCCTACAACCCAATGTTTTTATATGGGGGGGTTGGGCTGGGCAAAACCCACCTTATTCACGCCATCGGCAACCACTTATTAAAAGAGAAGCCAAACGCCAGAATTCGCTATATACACGCCGAACAATACGTTTCGGACGTCGTTAGAGCCTACCAACAAAAAGCTTTTGATCGTTTTAAGCGCTACTACCACTCGCTCGACCTACTATTAATTGATGACATCCAATTTTTTAGCGGCAAGTCTAGAACCCAGGAAGAGTTTTTTTACGCCTTTGAGGCCCTATTAAGCAATAAGTCTCAAGTCATTATTACTAGTGATACCTACCCAAAGGAAATGGCTGGGATTGATGACCGCCTCATTTCACGGTTTGATTCCGGCCTCACAGTGGCCATAGAACCCCCTGAATTAGAGATGCGAGTGGCTATTTTGATGAAAAAAGCGGCTAGCGAGGGCATCCCCATGACAGAAGATGTCGCATTTTTTGTGGCTAAACATCTGCGCTCCAACGTTCGTGAGTTAGAGGGTGCGCTTCGTAAGATACTGGCCTTTGTACGCTTCCACGGGCGTGAGGTCACCATTGATGTAGCCCGAATAGCCTTAAAAGACCTTCTTTCCATCCAAAATAGGCAGATTTCAGTAGAAAACATCCAAAAAGCGGTTGCAGATTTTTATAGCATCAAGGTCGCTGACATGTATTCGAAGAAGCGGCCCGCCAACATTGCACGTCCTCGTCAAATTGCTATGTTTATGGCTAAAGAGTTAACTCAAAAGAGTCTGCCAGAGATTGGTGAATTGTTTGGCGGAAGAGACCACACAACTGTTTTACATGCTGTTCGTAAAATTGGTGAGGAACGTTCTCACGATAGCCAGTTAAATCATGAAATCCATGTAATAGAGCAAACCTTAAAAGCTTAA